The sequence below is a genomic window from Rudanella lutea DSM 19387.
GCACCTACCCGTTGCCCGAAGCCCAGCTCGACCGGTTTTTGCTGTATATTCGGCTCGGCTACCCCTCCGAAACCGAAGAACTGGCCGTACTCCGTCAAACTACCGGTACCAGTCGACCAGCGCTGTCGACCATCTTTACGGATGAGGAAGTACTCGAACTGCAAAACCTCACCCGGCAGGTACACATCAGCGACGAACTGCTGACGATGGTCAACCGGCTCGTTCGGTCGACCCGGCCGGGAAGCGGCCCATCCGACCAAACGCCCGTGGCTTTTGTGAAGCAGTGGGGCGAATGGGGGGCGGGCCCACGAGCGGGGCAGGCCCTCATTTTGTGCGCCAAAGCCCGCGCCGTGCTCAACGAGCGGTTTTCGGTTATTCCCGACGACATTCGGGCGCTGGCGCACCCCGTGCTACGGCACCGGGTGGCGCTCAACTTCCGGGCGGAGTCGGAAGGCATCACCACCGACACGCTCATCGACAAGGTGCTGGCCGAACTGAAGCTCTGATCCGTATGCCCTATGCTTGCTCAGGAACTCATCAAACTCAATGACCTTCACCTTGCCGGCAAACTCGTTAGCGAGGAGCTTCGGCTGGGGCTGCACACCAGTCGGCGGGCGGGTGTAGGCGCGGAGTTTGAGCAATACCGGCACTACCAACCCGGCGACGACCCCAAACGCATCGACTGGAAGCTGCTGGCCCGTACCGACCGCCACATGGTGCGCGAATCGGCCACGGAAAGCAACCGCCAGATTCGGTTTCTGCTCGATTTGTCAGGCTCAATGAACTACGTCGAAAACGGCATTTCGCGGCTCAGTTACGCCAAAATTGTGGTGGCTTCGCTGGCTTACCTTGGCTTTCGGCAAGGCGACGACATGAGCCTGTATGGTCTGCAAAACGGTATCATGCAGCCATTGGCCAGGCCAGGGCATCAGGCGTTTCAGCAGATTGTAGTGGCTCTCGAAAAGGCTGAAGCCGCCGGGGCCTGGAACCCAACCGAGCCGACACTACCGCCGTTTGGCACCAAAACGAATGAGATGCTCATTGTGGTGTCGGATCTGTTGCAGGTCAACGACGAGTGGCTCGCGCTGGTACGAACGCTGGCGCATCCGCGCCGGGAAATTCTGCTGATTCAGGTACTGGGCGATCAGGAAATGGACTTCTCGATGTCGGGCTTTTTTCGCTTTCAGGATCTGGAAACCGGCCGGGAAGTGGAGATACAGGCCGAAGCCGTGCAGAATACGATTCGGGAGCGGGCCGCGGCTTACTTTCAGATGCTGGACGAAGGCCTCCGCGTGCCCAACGTGCAACTGACCCGCGCGCTCCTGAGCGAGCCGATCGCACTGGTGCTTCGGAGAGTTCTGGGTTAAGGGAATATGGTTTAGAGCGGCCGGTGTTCCGGTTTTTGGTCTTTAGTTTTTGGTTTATGGTCTTTAAGTGAATGAACAATGTAAAATGCATAATGAATAATTGTATTACCTGCTAATAATCAGCCATTTCATTACACATTTTACACTATTCATTTTACATTTAATTCTGTCTGACTACTTAGTTTTGGGTTTATGGCGGCTGCCAAAAATGACAAACCCCTTTTTACATGACATTTGTACAGCCTGCTTTTTTATGGGGTTTGCTGGCCGTAGCGGTGCCCATTCTGATTCACTTCTGGCATCAGAAAAAAGGCCAGCCGATGGCGTGGGCCGCTATGGAGTGGCTCCGCGAAGCCACCGAACAGCCACAACGGGGGCTCAAATTTGAAAATGCCCTGCTACTCGCGCTCCGGTGTCTGCTGATTACCCTGCTCTCGGTTTGGCTGGCCGAACCCGTATGGCCCGACAAAACCAACCCCAAAGACCGGACAGCCGTACACATAGCCGTAGCCGACTCGCTGGTGATGCGCACCTTCCGGTTTGAGTTGCAACAGGCCCGGCAACGGGGCGAACCCATAGTGACCCTACCCAGCCCGACCAACCCCATGCGGCTGCAAACGCTCATCGATTCGGTGCACAAACCCCATGTGACCCTGCACCTGTACGCTCTCAACGAGGCCACACTGGCCGATGCGCCGGTGCTCACCACCCCCGCCCGGTTTAGTTTGCACACAGCCCTGTTGCCCACCCGACCGGCCGCAACGCAAACCCGGCCGTTTGCAAGCATCGACGGACCGCTTAACGTACAACTCGACTACCGCAACCCGACCGAGCGGCAAACCGTAACGGCCGCCCTTCGCGCCCTCGAAACGGTTTTTGGCCTGCGCCTGAACATGAGCAGTACGCCCGAAGGCAGCCCCGCGCCCGACTGGGTCCTGACCGACCGGCTACCCAAAAACCTGACCGACAAAACTCTGTACACGGTATCGGGACAAATGTCGGGGCCAAACAAGCCCAACGTCCAGATAGTGCCGGATACGCTTACCCCGCAAACGGCAACGTGGGTCGCCAACGGCCAATTGCCCGAATGGCTGGGTGAGCAACTGCTCCGTTTTTACGGTCCACGGCTACCCGACCCACCCCTGACGCAGGCCGAAATGGCCCGCCTGTTTGAGCCTCAGGCCCCGCCCAAAACCGATGCCAGCACGCAATCTGGGCACTCAGCCGAGCAAGTGGGGGTGTTGTTGGCGTTGCTGCTGGTACTGAATCTGGAGCGCTGGATTGCGTTACGAAAAAATACGTGAGTTTCCTCCGAAGCCGTTATCCGTAGGTACGGCCTCTCCGAACAAACTGACCATGACTGCCCAGAAAATTATCGACTCGGTTCGGCACCAACTTTACCTCAATGCCCTGCTCAAGGGGCTGTTGCTGGGCCTTGCCGCTTACTTTATAGCTACGGCCTTCGGGCTGACGGGAGCTTACAGCCTGTTGGCGGCCGGGGTGGGCCTCTTAGCCGGGCTATGGCTGGGGCGTATTCACCAGCCCCGCCAACCCGAAGCCGTTGCCCTCATTCACCGAACCGTAGGCGACGCCGAATACAGCCTGCCTCTGCTCGACAAGCCGAGTCTGAACATAGCCGAGCAACTTCAGCTGGAGCGGCTCTCTGAACGGCTGGCCCAAACACCCATACCGACGGTATGGCAGGCCAACATAGGTCCGTACCTTCTGGCGGTGGTACTTTCAGCCGGGTTGGCCTATACCTTGCCGTTCCTGAAACCGACAGGGGCGCGGGCGGGCCTACGCCAAACCGTTCTGGGCGGGACTATCGGCAGTCCCGCCGACGAACCAGCCCGGCCTCCGCGCTTTGAGTCGGCCACGGTACGCGTGCAACCACCCGCCTACACGGGGCTGCCCGTGCGTCAGTCGCGCGACCTCAACGTGACCTCGCTCGTGGGGTCACGGCTGGACTGGATAATCGCTTTTTCGCGGAACACCGGCCTGCGGGTTCGACTGGCCAACAGCCGGGGCGAAGAAATAGGCCTCAAAGCCACACCGAACGGCTTTGCGCATACCGACCGGCTCGTCAGTTCGGGGCTGTACACCCTCCGGGCGTACTGGCGTAACCCCGACACCAACCGCGACTCGCTGTTCTACCAGTCGCCGTTTTACCGGCTTGAAGCACAGCCCGACCTCGCCCCCAAAATTGAGCCCACCTCCAAAGAACTCTACCGCTACCACCGGCTCAATGACCCCAAACAACTGACTGTTTCGGCCCGGATTTTCGACGATTTTCGGGTGCAGCAAGCTTATATCATCGCCACGCTGGCGCGGGGTTCGGGCGAGAACGTCAAGTTTCGGGAGGTTCGGATGCCGCTCACACCGGACAACTTCACCGATGCCCGCCTGAGCAAGACCCTCGACCTGAAAGCCCTTGGGTTTGCCCCCGGCGATGAACTGTACTACTACTGGGCGGCTATCGACAACCGGCAACCTGAACCGAACTTCACCAAGTCGGACACGTACTTTGTGGTGTACAAAGACACCACCAAAACCGACGAGGCTCAACTGGCTACGATGGCCGTAAACCTCATGCCGGAGTATTTCAGGAGTCAGCGGCAGATTATCATCGATACCGAGAAGCTGATAGCCAAACGGGGCAAAATCCTGCGCGAAACGTTCAACAGTTTCTCCAACGAAATTGGATTCGACCAGAAAGTGCTGCGGCTTCGGTACGGGCAGTACCTGGGCGAAGAGTTTGAAAACCAGATTGGCGGCCACGACCCAATGGCCGAAAACGACGCGCACCTGCTCGACGGATTCATGCACAAACATGATACCGAGCAAGACAAAGCCGCCAACGAAACACCCCGCACCTTTGCCTTCAAAATGGCCGAAAAAGCCCAACAGGCCAACAAGGAGCCGGGCGCTACGCCGGGGCAGGGGGCCGGTGGGCATGGCGCGGGCGGGCATAGCCACAACGACCCGGCCACCCCCGAAAAAGCACAGGACCCACTGGCGGCTCTGATGGAGCAGTACGTGCACGAACACGACGATGCCGAGACCAACACGTTCTACGAACAATCGACGCGGTCGTTGCTCAAAATGGCGTTGGAGCAAATGTGGCAATCGGAGCTGCACCTGCGCCTGTACGAACCCGAAAAAGCCCTGCCGTACGAGAAAAAGGCTCTTGAATACCTCAAAACGGCCCAACAAAAAGCCCGTGCCTACGCCAAGAAAACCGGCCTCGACCCACCCCCCATCAAAGAAGCCGAAACCCGGCTCAAAGGCGAGCGCAAAAACGTAACCGACCGCTACGCCCAATCGCGAACCTACACCGAGGCCCAGGCCAATGCCCTGATTGCCGACGTGCTCGGCCTGCTCGACCGACCTCAGCTCACGTCGGCACAGCGCCTATCGGTACAGCAACTAAGTGGGTATCTGCTCAACCGACCCACCTCAGTCGGGCTGCCCAACTGGTCGGTGCTGGGGGCGTTGCAGGAGATGGCCGCGGGCCGGGTGCTGGCCGTAGCGCAACGCCAACAACTAAAAACGAACTTGTACCGATTGCTTGGTAAACCCGAAGGACAGCAAGGGCCGTCGTATGGTACCAATGCCGCTTTAGAACGGGCCTTCTGGCGGGGCTTATAACCCCGTTCGGCTACCCCACCTTATGCTCTGACATGACCTCGACCCCACCCTTTCTGTTTATACCGCTCCTGCTACTGGGGGCTCTTCAAAGTTGGCTTCTGCTGCGTAACCAGACGCTTTCGGGAGGCCGCAAAGCCGTGCGGGCGGGTCTTAACCTGCTGCTTTGGCTGGTATTGCTCGCCTTTGTGTGGCAACCCATCTGGACACGCCCGCTCGATACCACCCACGTATTGCTGGTAGGCAGCGACGTGCCCACGGCCGTAGCCCGGCAGGTGCAGGACAGCCTGGGCCTACGCGCACGGGTAACCGCTGCCGACATCCGGCTCGAAAACACCGACTCGGTAACGATTCTGGGGCAAACCTTACCGGCCCCACTCCTCGCCCGGCTCGGCAACCGGGCGGTGCGCTGGGTGCCGTACAACGTACCCGGCCTACCCACGCACCTGCACTGGCAAAGTGTCGTACGTTTGGGCGAAGAGCAGACGATTCGGGGAGAGATCACCGTATCCGAACGCCAGAAAATCGCCGTTCGGTTTGGCGCCCAAACCCTCGATAGCCTGTGGCTCAAGCCGGGCCGACAGGCGTTTGCGCTCCGGTTTCCGGCGGTAGCCAAAGGGCGTATCGAGACGGTGCTGCAAGTAGGCAATCAAACCACCGACACGGTGCGTTTTTTTGCACAGAGCACCCGGCCGCTCTTCGTACAGTTTGTACTGGGCACGCCCGACTTTGAGACCAAAACCCTCGCCGACTGGTTTGGGCGGCAGGGCAACCGCGTCGAACTGAGCAATGCCCTGTCGGAAGGCATGGACGCGACGGTGCAAATTAACACGCCTACGGGTAACCGACCCAACTCCTCACCCGACCTGATTGTGACCGAACCGGCCCTGGTGGGCCAACCGGCCGTTCGGAAAGCGATAGCTGAAGGCAAAGCGGTGCTGGTGCTCAACCTCACCAACCCCGACGCTGAAGTGACCGCCGTAAACCGGGCGTTAGGCACCCAATGGCGGCTCCGCAAGGTAAGCAACGAAGCTACCATCCCGGTGGGCAATGGCCTTACGGCCCTCCCGTATCAGTTTGCGCCGAATCCACGGCAGGTGGCCGTGGCCCGTTACCCAATAGCCACCCAACGCACGGGTGGGCGGGTCGCCATGAGTCTCTTTACCGAAACCTTTCCGCTGCGGCTCAGTGGCGACAGCCTGGGCTATGCCCGCATCTGGAACGCCGTGCTGGCCACCTTACAACCGACTCAATCGAACAACCTCGGAGCCGATGGCCCGGTACTGACCGGGATTCGCCAGCCACTGCTGGTCAACAACTCGGCCGGGGGGACAACCCGCCTTCGGGTGGCGAATGATACCGCACTGCTGGCGCCCTCGGCCCTCAACAACCGGACATTGCGGGCTCAGTACCGGTTTAGTCGAAGCGGCTGGCAACCCCTTGCCGATTCGGTCGAGGTGTACGTTGAGGATAGTCTGGCAGCCCCGCACGAGCGGCTGAGTACGTGGATACAGGCGCAGAACCGGCTTCAGACCACCCTCCGCACAAGGCCATCGCGAACGCAGAAACAAGACGTGCCCGATTGGGTTTGGTTAACAGCCCTGCTGGTTTGCCTCACGGCGCTTTGGGTGGAGCCAAAGCTGTGAAGGCGAATCTTGTAGTTTTAGGTTTATAGTTTTGGATTCTGGGTTTATAGTTTCTTTTAACTCATTCAGAATGAACCGTTTCCTACTTTTTTTACTGGCCTGTCTGTTGGGCGGGGAGGTGCTGGCGTTCAAGCCCACGCAGCCTCTGAGCCCGCGCATTGCCAATTACCAGATTGATGTTTCGCTCGACCCGGCCACCAAACGACTGACCGGTCGGCAGACGCTCCGTTGGCGCAATACATCGAACGACCCGATTACTGAGTTACAGTTTCACCTGTATCTCAATGCGTTCCGTAACGAAAAATCGACGTTTATGCGCGAATCGGGCGGGCAGTTACGCGGAGACTACATCGATAAAGACGACAAGGAAGCCTGGGGCTGGATCGACCTGCTGTCGACCCGGCTTACGCACGATGGGGGCGCCGGCACGACCGAAAACCTGACTGGCAAAGCGCAGTTTATCCAACCCGACGACGCCAACCCCGACGACCGGACCGTTGTCCGGATTCCGCTCAACACCCCCGTTCGGCCCGGCGAAACAGTGGCTATTGACATGGCGTTTCGGGCTAAACTGCCCAAAATTTTTGCCCGTACCGGCTTCAGCCGCGACTATTTTCTGGTGGGGCAGTGGTTCCCGAAAATCGGCGTGTACGAAGCCCCCGGTACCCGGTACCAAACCGGACCACGCGGCCGCTGGAACTGCCATCAGTTTCATGCCCACTCCGAATTTTATGCCGATTTTGGGGTCTACGATGTCCGAATCACTACCCCGGCCGAGTACATTGTTGGCGCCACGGGGCAGCTCAAAAACGAAACCCGCACCCGAAATGGACTCAAAGCACAGCACTGGCACGCCGACGATGTGGTCGATTTTGCCTGGACGGCTTCGCCCCGGTATGAGGTCGTAGAGGACACGTGGACGCGGCCCTCGGGCGGTTCGGTACGGATTCAGCTACTCATGCAAC
It includes:
- a CDS encoding AAA family ATPase, with protein sequence MNTQHYKQLVSKLPLLKAEIGKVIVGQHEAIDEVLITLLAGGHCLLEGVPGLAKTLLVKTMSDALAMSFKRVQFTPDLMPGDILGTEVLEEDHQTGRKFFQFNKGPIFANVVLADEINRTPPKTQAALLEAMQEYRVTYNGQDYPLPRPFLIIATQNPIEQAGTYPLPEAQLDRFLLYIRLGYPSETEELAVLRQTTGTSRPALSTIFTDEEVLELQNLTRQVHISDELLTMVNRLVRSTRPGSGPSDQTPVAFVKQWGEWGAGPRAGQALILCAKARAVLNERFSVIPDDIRALAHPVLRHRVALNFRAESEGITTDTLIDKVLAELKL
- a CDS encoding BatA domain-containing protein; translation: MTFVQPAFLWGLLAVAVPILIHFWHQKKGQPMAWAAMEWLREATEQPQRGLKFENALLLALRCLLITLLSVWLAEPVWPDKTNPKDRTAVHIAVADSLVMRTFRFELQQARQRGEPIVTLPSPTNPMRLQTLIDSVHKPHVTLHLYALNEATLADAPVLTTPARFSLHTALLPTRPAATQTRPFASIDGPLNVQLDYRNPTERQTVTAALRALETVFGLRLNMSSTPEGSPAPDWVLTDRLPKNLTDKTLYTVSGQMSGPNKPNVQIVPDTLTPQTATWVANGQLPEWLGEQLLRFYGPRLPDPPLTQAEMARLFEPQAPPKTDASTQSGHSAEQVGVLLALLLVLNLERWIALRKNT
- a CDS encoding DUF58 domain-containing protein translates to MLAQELIKLNDLHLAGKLVSEELRLGLHTSRRAGVGAEFEQYRHYQPGDDPKRIDWKLLARTDRHMVRESATESNRQIRFLLDLSGSMNYVENGISRLSYAKIVVASLAYLGFRQGDDMSLYGLQNGIMQPLARPGHQAFQQIVVALEKAEAAGAWNPTEPTLPPFGTKTNEMLIVVSDLLQVNDEWLALVRTLAHPRREILLIQVLGDQEMDFSMSGFFRFQDLETGREVEIQAEAVQNTIRERAAAYFQMLDEGLRVPNVQLTRALLSEPIALVLRRVLG